One genomic window of Mercenaria mercenaria strain notata chromosome 2, MADL_Memer_1, whole genome shotgun sequence includes the following:
- the LOC123564146 gene encoding uncharacterized protein LOC123564146 encodes MPEKISFVENFALSGAAAIISKTAAAPIERVKLLVQNQDEMIKAGRLDKPYSGVIDCTTRTFRNEGILPFWRGNMANVIRYFPTQALNFAFKDQVKAMFKTSKNEGYMMKFSKNVMSGGVAGAMSLCFVYSLDYCRTRLANDAKASKKGGGHERQFNGMVDVYRKTIQSDGIVGLYRGFVISCVGIVVYRGCYFGFYDTLKPIIIGEGGSFAASFALGYVVTISSGLVSYPIDTIRRRMMMTSGEAVKYKGSIDCTVQIVKNEGFMSLMKGAGANILRGVAGAGVLSGFDKFKEYYVKWRVGNK; translated from the coding sequence atGCCGGAGAAGATCagttttgtagaaaattttgcccTGAGTGGCGCTGCTGCTATCATTTCTAAAACAGCTGCTGCACCTATTGAACGAGTCAAGCTCCTTGTCCAGAACCAAGATGAAATGATTAAAGCTGGCCGTTTAGACAAACCATACAGTGGAGTTATTGACTGTACAACGAGAACATTCAGAAATGAGGGAATTTTACCATTCTGGAGAGGTAACATGGCAAATGTTATTCGATATTTCCCAACCCAAGCTCTCAACTTCGCCTTCAAAGATCAGGTCAAAGCTATGTTTAAAACGTCCAAAAATGAAGGCTATATGATGAAGTTCAGCAAAAATGTCATGTCTGGTGGTGTAGCTGGAGCCATGTCCCTCTGCTTCGTGTACTCTCTCGACTACTGCAGAACACGTTTAGCTAATGATGCCAAGGCTAGCAAGAAAGGAGGTGGCCACGAACGACAGTTCAATGGTATGGTTGATGTATACAGGAAGACCATACAGTCTGATGGTATCGTTGGACTGTACAGAGGTTTCGTCATCTCTTGCGTCGGTATTGTTGTGTACAGAGGTTGCTACTTTGGTTTCTATGACACACTGAAACCAATTATCATTGGTGAAGGAGGTAGTTTTGCAGCATCATTTGCTCTTGGTTATGTTGTAACCATCAGTTCCGGTCTGGTGTCGTACCCAATTGACACAATCAGAAGAAGAATGATGATGACATCAGGAGAGGCAGTTAAATACAAGGGGTCCATTGATTGTACAGttcaaattgtcaaaaatgagGGATTCATGTCCCTGATGAAGGGAGCTGGTGCCAACATTCTCAGAGGTGTTGCTGGTGCTGGTGTGTTGTCTGGATTTGACAAATTCAAGGAATACTACGTAAAATGGCGTGTGGGTAATAAATAA